Below is a genomic region from Nocardioides panacis.
ACGGGTCCATGGACAGCAACCGCCAGCCCTGGCCGTCGAGCAGGGCGATCTTCTCCTTCCGCGCGGTGACCACCTCGAGCACCGGCAGCATGCCGCGCAGGCTGCTCTCCTCGGCCGCGACGTCCAGCAGCGCCGTACCGATGCCCTGGCCGCGCAGGCTCGGCCGCACGAAGAACTTCGCGACGCTGGCCAGGTCGTCCGGGTCGCGCCCGGTCATCTCGCTCCAGTGCGCCCGGCTCACGGTGTCCAGCCCCACCGGCGAGATCGCGACGTGCCCGAGGATCTCCCCGACCCGCTCGACCACCCAGGCGTCGAGCACCTCCCGGTCGAGCCACCCACGCGGACTCTCCGGCCAGCGGACCGGGTACTGGCTCTCGTAGTGCACCACC
It encodes:
- a CDS encoding GNAT family N-acetyltransferase, whose translation is MRRLDLGRLSGRSPSSPVPRQPSGPAKRWLTGRRGQPEDPLPGAMRGLRRRTGRDLAACARLLRVVHYESQYPVRWPESPRGWLDREVLDAWVVERVGEILGHVAISPVGLDTVSRAHWSEMTGRDPDDLASVAKFFVRPSLRGQGIGTALLDVAAEESSLRGMLPVLEVVTARKEKIALLDGQGWRLLSMDPWREEPARLRVHCYSRPT